Proteins co-encoded in one Marmota flaviventris isolate mMarFla1 chromosome 9, mMarFla1.hap1, whole genome shotgun sequence genomic window:
- the LOC139706952 gene encoding olfactory receptor 5M11 — protein MTTRNGSVITEFVLLGLTDSPELQPALFVLFLALYLITLSGNLGMVVLIQLDSRLHTPMYFFLSNLAFVDLCYTCNATPQMLKNFLSEKKTISYVGCFTQCYIFIALLLTEFYMLAAMAYDRYVAICDPLRYSVKMSRRVCICLATCPYVYGFSDGLFQSILTFRMTFCRSNVINHFYCADPPLIKLSCSDTYVKEHAMLISAGFNLSSSLTIILVSYVFIMAAILRIKSAEGRHKAFSTCGSHMMAVTLFYGTLFCMYVRPPTDKTVEDSKIIAVFYTFVTPLLNPLIYSLRNKDVKQALKNVLRRNIIRTLSIPPLGHKK, from the coding sequence ATGACCACAAGAAATGGCAGTGTGATAACAGAATTCGTTTTGCTAGGGCTCACGGATAGCCCAGAGCTCCAGCCTGCCCTCTTTGTGCTGTTTCTGGCCCTCTACCTCATCACCCTCTCTGGGAACCTGGGCATGGTAGTGTTGATCCAACTGGACTCTCGCCTTCacacgcccatgtacttcttcctcagtaACTTGGCCTTTGTGGACTTGTGTTACACCTGCAATGCAACCCCACAGATGCTGAAGAATTTCTTATCAGAGAAGAAGACCATCTCCTATGTGGGCTGCTTTACACAGTGCTACATTTTCATTGCCCTTCTCCTCACAGAGTTTTACATGCTCGCTgcaatggcctatgaccgctatgtggccatatGTGATCCTCTGCGCTACAGTGTGAAGATGTCCAGGAGAGTGTGCATCTGCTTGGCCACATGTCCTTATGTGTATGGGTTCTCAGATGGACTCTTCCAGAGCATCCTGACCTTCCGCATGACCTTCTGTAGGTCCAATGTCATCAATCATTTCTACTGTGCTGACCCACCACTCATCAAGCTCTCCTGCTCTGACACATATGTCAAAGAGCATGCCATGCTCATCTCAGCTGGCTTCAACCTCTCCAGCTCCCTTACCATCATCTTGGTGTCCTatgtcttcatcatggctgccatcCTCAGGATcaaatcagcagagggaaggcACAAGGCATTCTCCACCTGTGGCTCCCACATGATGGCTGTCACCTTGTTTTATGGGACTCTGTTCTGCATGTATGTAAGACCACCAACAGACAAGACTGTTGAGGACTCCAAAATAATCGCTGTCTTCTACACTTTTGTAACCCCTTTGCTTAATCCCTTGATCTACAGTCTGCGGAACAAAGATGTAAAGCAGGCCTTGAAGAATGTCCTCAGAAGAAATATCATCAGGACATTGTCAATACCTCCACTTGGccataaaaaataa